The DNA window GTCCACGTAGCCGGGGTCGAAAATCTCGTCCGCGACCGCGACGTTTCCCTTCGCCATCACTTCTCCGTAGAGGCGGCGTACGACCCGCTTGTTCTTTTCGCTCACGTTCGCTCGTTTCTGCAGAGCCACGATAAGCCTGTCGATCATGTCGGGCCAGCCACCCTCCAGTCCCTTGACGACGGGCTCATCGGCAACGCCACCGTGCTTGAAGACGAGCTCGGTCCCGCCTTTCTTCGGAGTGAGCTCGAACTCGACGCGACTTGGCTCCTTCATGCCGCGGGTTCTCCAGCTCCAGACCATTCTCTTGCGAGGCAGAAGCTGCAGCACTTTGCATTGAACGTCGCCCTCCCAGGGCGTCGGGTGATCGGGCACGAAGGTGAACGTCTTCCCGACCTCGGCCACGAAGTCGTTAGGCATGAGCCAATCGGTGAGAACCTCGCGGTCGGTGAGCGCCTCCCAGACTTCGTCCGGAGTCGCCTCGAAAAACTCCATAAGGTTGACGTCCAGATTCACGAGTCTCCCTCCAAATGGGTGCGGAGCTTTCGGAACCGCCGGCGCCACGCCTTCTGGTAGACCGCCGTCCAGTCGTGGATCTGCCTCAACGGCTCCGCCT is part of the Vicinamibacteria bacterium genome and encodes:
- a CDS encoding ester cyclase, which translates into the protein MNLDVNLMEFFEATPDEVWEALTDREVLTDWLMPNDFVAEVGKTFTFVPDHPTPWEGDVQCKVLQLLPRKRMVWSWRTRGMKEPSRVEFELTPKKGGTELVFKHGGVADEPVVKGLEGGWPDMIDRLIVALQKRANVSEKNKRVVRRLYGEVMAKGNVAVADEIFDPGYVDHMPIMKTPDRTGLLASVDAARRAFPDLTPRIIAEIAEGDWVAIAVEVDAGTHQGPYMGVPASGKPVTWSETHFWRVKNGKIVEHYGNVSMFEIHKMVGSHNLNAKLA